From one Haloferax marinisediminis genomic stretch:
- a CDS encoding glycosyltransferase family 2 protein — MSLQSVSDGEIQSGGAHNGQSAADVHKSGDELLLSRHSDITPTLSVVMPTLNEEGGIAECIDRIKNALEELQVYGEIVVADSSTDRTPEIAQEMGAIVIEPDKKGYGYAYLYAFERTRGDYIAMGDADTTYDFEELPKLLELVQSGEADMAMGSRLEGEILPGSMPPLHEHVGNPLLTKFLNVFYGAGVSDAHSGMRVFTRDAWETMECDSTGMEFASEMIMEAGAKDLEISEKPITYHPREGEANLESFPDGWRHVRFMLVNAPGYLFSAPGFGLSVVGLLALLLAWTGVELGGATFGIHTGIGGGLLTLAGFQLMMFGAFATVSSDPVRGSSDPFTTWFTKRLSLERGATIGAAVLLGGLAYGGFLAYTWVTSGFSALPIAVADVVATVAVVLGLQVMFGSFLLGSLNN, encoded by the coding sequence ATGAGTCTGCAATCAGTTTCCGACGGAGAAATCCAATCTGGGGGGGCCCACAACGGACAGTCCGCAGCGGACGTCCACAAAAGCGGTGACGAGCTTCTCCTCTCGAGGCACAGTGACATCACACCGACCCTCTCGGTCGTCATGCCGACCCTCAACGAAGAGGGAGGCATCGCCGAGTGTATCGACCGCATAAAAAACGCGCTCGAAGAACTCCAAGTGTACGGCGAAATCGTCGTCGCCGACAGTTCGACCGACCGAACACCTGAAATCGCCCAGGAGATGGGAGCCATCGTCATCGAGCCCGACAAGAAGGGGTACGGTTACGCCTACCTCTACGCGTTCGAGCGCACCCGTGGTGACTACATCGCGATGGGTGACGCCGACACGACCTACGACTTCGAAGAACTCCCGAAGTTGCTCGAGCTCGTGCAGTCCGGTGAGGCGGACATGGCCATGGGTTCCCGCCTGGAGGGCGAGATTCTCCCTGGCTCGATGCCGCCGCTTCACGAGCACGTTGGGAACCCGCTTCTGACGAAGTTCCTGAACGTGTTCTACGGAGCCGGTGTGAGTGACGCTCACTCCGGGATGCGTGTGTTCACCCGCGACGCCTGGGAGACGATGGAGTGCGACTCGACCGGCATGGAGTTCGCTTCGGAGATGATCATGGAAGCCGGTGCGAAGGACTTGGAGATCTCCGAGAAGCCGATTACGTACCACCCACGCGAGGGTGAGGCAAATCTGGAGAGCTTCCCCGACGGCTGGCGGCACGTTCGGTTCATGCTCGTCAATGCGCCTGGATACCTGTTCTCTGCGCCAGGGTTCGGGCTGTCAGTGGTTGGTCTGTTGGCGCTGTTGTTGGCGTGGACTGGCGTCGAGCTTGGTGGAGCGACCTTCGGGATTCACACCGGTATCGGTGGGGGTCTGCTGACGCTCGCTGGGTTCCAACTGATGATGTTCGGTGCGTTTGCGACGGTTTCGTCCGACCCTGTCCGTGGGTCGAGTGACCCGTTCACGACGTGGTTCACGAAGCGGTTGTCGTTAGAACGTGGCGCAACGATTGGTGCTGCGGTGTTGCTCGGTGGACTTGCCTATGGTGGGTTCCTGGCTTACACGTGGGTGACGAGTGGCTTCAGTGCGCTTCCGATTGCGGTTGCTGACGTGGTTGCGACTGTGGCTGTGGTGCTGGGATTGCAGGTTATGTTTGGGTCGTTCCTGTTGGGTTCGCTCAACAACTAA